In Streptomyces ambofaciens ATCC 23877, a single genomic region encodes these proteins:
- a CDS encoding small basic family protein, whose product MIAVLGLVVGVVAGLLVRPEVPAAVEPYLPIAVVAALDAVFGGLRAMLDGIFDDKVFVVSFLSNVVVAALIVFLGDKLGVGAQLSTGVVVVLGIRIFSNAAAIRRHVFRA is encoded by the coding sequence GTGATCGCCGTACTGGGCCTCGTCGTGGGAGTCGTGGCCGGCCTGTTGGTCCGGCCGGAGGTGCCGGCTGCCGTCGAGCCCTACCTGCCGATCGCCGTCGTGGCGGCGCTGGACGCCGTGTTCGGCGGGCTGCGGGCCATGCTCGACGGCATCTTCGACGACAAGGTCTTCGTGGTGTCGTTCCTGTCGAACGTGGTGGTGGCCGCGCTGATCGTCTTCCTGGGCGACAAGCTGGGCGTGGGTGCCCAACTGTCGACCGGGGTCGTCGTCGTCCTCGGCATCCGTATCTTCTCCAACGCCGCGGCCATCCGCCGCCACGTCTTCCGGGCGTGA
- a CDS encoding DUF881 domain-containing protein: MSDHDERNANRLRRELPDEVPPSQRPEQAPAAGDASEGPPAERQHEPRAGLTGRQRLVKGLWPPRLTRAQLIVALLLFGLGFGLAVQVASNSDGDSALRGARQEDLVRILDELDDRTQRLEDEKQGLEKQRDELENSSDQAEEARKQTLEKERQLGVLAGTVAAQGPGITVTIQDTKGMVEADMLLDAVQELRAAGAEAIQVNGVRVVAGTYLTDAGKSVSVDGNKINAPYRFQVIGKPQDLEPALNIPGGVVQTLEKEQATVTVERSGKIVVDALRAAERPDYARSSSQ; the protein is encoded by the coding sequence ATGAGCGACCACGACGAGCGGAATGCGAACAGGTTGCGCAGAGAGCTGCCCGACGAGGTACCGCCGTCGCAGAGGCCCGAGCAGGCCCCGGCGGCCGGTGACGCTTCGGAGGGGCCGCCGGCGGAACGGCAGCACGAGCCGAGGGCGGGGCTGACCGGCAGGCAGCGGCTGGTCAAGGGGCTGTGGCCGCCGCGTCTCACCCGGGCCCAACTCATCGTCGCGCTGCTGTTGTTCGGACTGGGCTTCGGCCTCGCCGTCCAGGTGGCGTCGAACAGCGACGGGGACAGCGCGCTGCGAGGCGCGCGGCAGGAGGATCTGGTCCGCATCCTCGATGAACTCGACGACCGTACTCAGCGTCTTGAAGACGAGAAGCAGGGCCTCGAGAAGCAGCGCGACGAGCTGGAGAACAGCTCCGACCAGGCCGAGGAGGCCCGCAAGCAGACGCTCGAGAAGGAGCGGCAACTCGGTGTCCTCGCGGGCACCGTGGCCGCGCAGGGGCCCGGCATCACGGTGACGATCCAGGACACGAAGGGGATGGTCGAGGCGGACATGCTGCTCGACGCGGTGCAGGAACTGCGTGCGGCGGGCGCCGAGGCGATCCAGGTGAACGGTGTGCGGGTCGTCGCCGGAACGTACCTCACGGACGCCGGCAAGTCCGTGAGCGTCGACGGGAACAAGATCAACGCGCCCTATCGTTTCCAGGTCATCGGCAAGCCGCAGGACCTCGAACCGGCTCTCAACATTCCTGGAGGAGTGGTGCAGACTCTGGAGAAGGAACAGGCCACCGTTACTGTTGAGCGGTCGGGCAAGATCGTCGTGGACGCCTTGCGAGCGGCGGAGCGGCCTGACTACGCTCGGTCGTCCTCCCAGTGA
- a CDS encoding DUF881 domain-containing protein, which yields MSLITNVMDHSLDDGYAEAAARKKADGSGGMPRTLRAKLGLAAGLVLAALVVTVGAAQARVAAPAVAKEREELIDRIEGETSAADRLEESVDTLRDDVSARQREALEKNGDGGRSDLMGVLSGAVEVHGPGVKLVVDDAKEADTGGDGQPRGTSGFSDTGRVRDRDMQRVVNGLWESGAEAVSINGQRLTALSAIRAAGDAILVDNRPLVPPYTVLAVGDGERLSTRFQDSADGLYLHALQENYGIRTAISAADDLKLPAAPSLIVRTAQPITEKGTS from the coding sequence ATGTCGTTGATCACCAACGTCATGGACCACAGCCTCGACGACGGATACGCCGAAGCCGCCGCGCGGAAGAAGGCCGACGGCAGCGGCGGTATGCCGAGGACCCTCCGGGCCAAGCTCGGACTCGCCGCCGGGCTGGTACTGGCGGCCCTGGTCGTGACGGTCGGTGCCGCTCAGGCACGGGTGGCCGCTCCCGCGGTCGCGAAGGAACGCGAAGAGCTCATCGACCGCATAGAGGGAGAGACCTCGGCGGCCGACAGACTCGAGGAGAGCGTCGACACCCTGCGTGACGACGTGAGCGCACGGCAGCGCGAGGCGCTCGAGAAGAACGGCGACGGCGGCCGCTCCGACCTGATGGGCGTCCTGTCGGGTGCGGTGGAGGTGCACGGCCCCGGGGTGAAACTCGTCGTGGACGACGCCAAGGAGGCGGACACGGGCGGCGACGGGCAGCCGCGCGGTACCTCCGGGTTCTCCGACACCGGCCGGGTGCGGGACCGGGACATGCAGCGCGTCGTCAACGGGCTCTGGGAGTCGGGGGCCGAGGCCGTGTCCATCAACGGGCAGCGCCTGACCGCTCTGTCGGCGATCAGGGCCGCCGGTGACGCGATACTGGTCGACAACCGGCCGCTCGTGCCGCCGTACACGGTGCTCGCAGTGGGGGACGGCGAGCGGCTCAGCACCCGGTTCCAGGACAGCGCCGACGGGCTCTACTTGCATGCCCTGCAGGAGAACTACGGCATCCGGACGGCCATCTCCGCCGCGGACGACCTCAAGCTGCCCGCCGCGCCGAGCCTGATCGTACGTACAGCACAGCCGATAACCGAGAAGGGCACATCGTGA